One window from the genome of Breoghania sp. L-A4 encodes:
- a CDS encoding RimK/LysX family protein encodes MPDLDVPRILAKIDTGARSSALHAPHVVVVEKDGESWVNFDLALREEAHDTELRHWARLVDIRDIKSSSGHVERRYVVKTTLVIGNRRWKIDVSLTDRSDMEIPMLIGRQAMKRRMLVDPSGSFRCQTAMDRLTD; translated from the coding sequence TTGCCCGATCTCGACGTGCCGCGCATACTGGCCAAGATCGATACCGGAGCGCGCTCCTCCGCGCTGCACGCGCCGCATGTGGTCGTTGTCGAGAAGGACGGCGAAAGCTGGGTGAATTTCGATCTGGCGTTGCGCGAGGAAGCGCATGATACGGAGCTGCGCCATTGGGCGCGGTTGGTGGATATCCGGGATATCAAGAGTTCGTCGGGCCACGTGGAACGGCGCTATGTCGTCAAGACGACGCTGGTGATCGGAAACCGGCGCTGGAAGATCGACGTGTCGCTGACTGATCGCTCTGATATGGAAATCCCGATGCTGATCGGCCGCCAGGCCATGAAGCGCCGCATGCTTGTCGACCCGTCCGGTTCGTTTCGGTGCCAGACGGCCATGGACCGGCTCACAGATTAG